From one Lolium rigidum isolate FL_2022 chromosome 4, APGP_CSIRO_Lrig_0.1, whole genome shotgun sequence genomic stretch:
- the LOC124649471 gene encoding mediator of RNA polymerase II transcription subunit 28-like, translating to MAEPPPPPPSQSPPPTQQQPQTPAASTRDDMMACVAALEAALLPCLPARELQAVDRSLQSSHQIDVERHARDFMEAAKKLQSYFISLQREDQPTNEDTLRKEITKMEEELKIKSELIAKHKSLIEGWQKELKDQLGKHNTELERV from the exons ATGGcagaaccgccgccgccgccgccgtcgcagtcGCCGCCTCCAACGCAGCAGCAGCCGCAGACGCCCGCGGCGTCCACGCGCGACGACATGATGGCGTGCGTGGCTGCGCTGGAGGCGGCGCTGCTGCCGTGCCTCCCCGCGCGCGAGCTGCAGGCCGTCGACCGCTCCCTCCAGTCCTCCCACCAGA TTGATGTGGAGAGGCACGCGAGGGATTTCATGGAGGCTGCCAAGAAGCTTCAGTCCTACTTCATCAGCCTGCAGCGCGAGGACCAGCCAACAAATGAAGACACGCTTCGGAAG GAGATTACTAAAATGGAGGAAGAACTGAAGATCAAGTCTGAGCTCATTGCCAAGCATAAGAGTCTCATCGAGGGGTGGCAGAAAGAACTAAAGGACCAGCTGGGCAAGCACAATACCGAGCTCGAAAGAGTGTGA